A section of the Methanosarcina mazei S-6 genome encodes:
- a CDS encoding MASE3 domain-containing protein yields the protein MLWVAIIGLLYLISLGNYLLFHTVVELFSVYVAYVIFLIVWKSRSRLENGYLIFIGVAFFFIGSIDFLHTFTFRGMELFPGSGINLTVQLWIAARYLESITFLLAPLFLIKRKEDVNPDVEKRYIISPDSSAFAWNVFLVYAAITILCLLSIFFFRNFPAAYIEGSGITTFKILSEYIISFILFCSLIALYVKRDHFESKVFNLLAASIALAALGDLSFALYSHIGEFPNITGHFLKLLSFYFIYQAVVGIGFEEPCSLLFRELKHREEEFRQKAIFLGDEYHLICRMIGANRTSEPQNKSSDKERVQENYHPFSDHFPGVWFQLDENFMPVSIEGPVEEVSGYGKDEILSGKITLTELVVPEDQPSVFENRKKLKSNPRLVIENELRIRKKNGETKWVRKIIRGIESAPEGSGNFQGLAYDITERKMAEEALEKIERIRIKEVHHRIKNNLQVISSLLSLQAEKFDDREVIEAFRESQNRVASIAMIHEELHGGESPDSLDFAGYLQKLTSDLFNSYRVGKDGINLTLELESVRLGMDTAIPLGIIVNELVSNSLKHAFPGINEGEICISLRNEEKPEFENEIFDSVPDSPENSNFHYILTVSDNGKGIPDDIDFRTTDSLGLQLITILIDQIDGSIELKRDQGTEFTLRFND from the coding sequence GTGTTATGGGTTGCGATAATTGGCTTGCTTTACCTTATCAGCCTTGGAAATTACCTTCTCTTTCATACCGTGGTAGAACTCTTCAGCGTTTATGTAGCATATGTGATATTTCTTATAGTATGGAAATCGAGATCCCGACTGGAAAACGGATACCTTATATTCATAGGGGTTGCCTTTTTTTTCATCGGAAGCATTGATTTCCTGCATACCTTCACATTCAGGGGAATGGAACTGTTTCCTGGCTCGGGTATTAACCTGACCGTCCAGCTCTGGATAGCTGCAAGATACCTGGAAAGCATTACCTTTCTGCTTGCTCCGCTGTTCCTTATTAAAAGAAAAGAGGACGTAAACCCGGATGTTGAAAAAAGATACATAATATCTCCTGATAGCTCAGCTTTTGCCTGGAATGTTTTTCTTGTTTATGCAGCAATTACGATTTTATGCCTGCTTTCTATCTTCTTTTTCAGGAACTTTCCGGCTGCCTATATTGAAGGTTCGGGAATTACCACTTTCAAAATTCTGAGCGAATACATTATCTCTTTTATTCTCTTTTGCTCACTGATAGCGCTTTATGTGAAAAGGGATCACTTTGAAAGCAAGGTTTTCAATCTGCTTGCAGCTTCCATAGCACTTGCAGCTCTGGGAGATTTATCCTTCGCTCTGTATTCTCACATCGGTGAATTCCCCAATATCACAGGTCATTTCCTTAAACTGCTATCTTTTTATTTTATATACCAGGCAGTTGTGGGTATCGGATTTGAAGAGCCGTGCAGCCTCCTTTTCAGGGAACTTAAACACAGGGAAGAAGAGTTCAGGCAAAAAGCCATTTTCCTCGGGGACGAGTATCACCTCATATGCAGGATGATAGGGGCAAACAGGACTTCTGAACCTCAAAACAAAAGTTCTGATAAAGAAAGAGTTCAGGAAAACTATCATCCATTTTCAGATCATTTCCCAGGGGTCTGGTTCCAGCTGGACGAGAACTTTATGCCCGTATCAATAGAAGGCCCGGTTGAGGAAGTATCAGGATACGGGAAGGACGAAATCCTTTCTGGAAAAATAACTTTGACGGAACTGGTCGTTCCTGAAGATCAGCCCTCTGTTTTTGAAAACAGGAAAAAATTGAAATCTAACCCCAGACTTGTAATCGAGAATGAACTTCGAATCCGCAAAAAAAACGGAGAGACAAAATGGGTCAGGAAAATTATCCGGGGAATCGAGAGTGCTCCTGAAGGCTCAGGAAACTTCCAGGGCCTGGCTTATGATATCACTGAACGTAAAATGGCTGAAGAAGCGCTTGAAAAAATAGAGCGCATCCGCATAAAAGAAGTCCACCACAGGATAAAAAATAACCTGCAGGTGATCTCATCCCTGCTCAGTTTGCAGGCAGAAAAATTTGATGATAGGGAAGTTATTGAAGCTTTCAGGGAAAGCCAGAACCGCGTTGCATCCATAGCCATGATACACGAAGAGCTTCATGGTGGAGAAAGTCCGGACTCTCTGGATTTTGCGGGATATCTGCAGAAACTAACTTCGGACCTTTTCAATTCGTACCGTGTAGGTAAGGACGGAATAAATCTCACACTTGAACTTGAAAGTGTCCGTCTTGGCATGGATACTGCAATCCCTCTTGGAATTATTGTCAATGAACTGGTATCCAATTCCCTGAAACACGCTTTTCCAGGTATAAATGAAGGAGAAATCTGTATAAGCCTCAGAAATGAAGAAAAGCCTGAATTTGAAAATGAAATTTTCGATTCGGTTCCGGATTCTCCGGAGAACAGTAATTTCCATTACATATTGACTGTTTCAGATAATGGGAAAGGGATTCCTGATGATATCGATTTCCGGACCACTGACTCTCTTGGACTTCAGCTCATAACGATTCTTATTGACCAGATAGACGGCAGCATTGAGCTTAAGAGGGATCAGGGGACTGAGTTCACTCTCCGGTTTAATGATTAA
- a CDS encoding MASE3 domain-containing protein — translation MSGRELKNNRNIIFRIIYWAVIIGLLHVVSLSNNLLFHTLIELFSVIIAYIIFLVVWESKTFLENRYLLLIGISYFFIGTLDLLHALSYERMGFFSWSGMNLPAQLWIASRYLESVSFLIAPLLLSNSRLLNLKTDISPVEKARFAWELFIVYSGITFVLFLSIFVLRNFPDSYIEGRGLTDFLIISEYVISLILVCSLVLLYLKRDRFENHVFRLLTASIVLTIISEIIFARFTYVDDFSFVTGHYFKLLSFYFVYRAVVSTGFSEPCSILFRELKQNEEALRRKTFFLQDDQGRIYRMLGVQTEESEDAFSTCNARINEKTYSSLVKDIEGLIGFRFDDSKGTVFIDGDVEEITGYSTEDFLSHRVKWADLVLPEDQYLIFERINRSVSNPDHSIETEYRIKRKNGEIRWIREFLQKFPEESKNSRQFQGFIHDITGRKKAEAALQKIEEVRIKEIHHRIKNNLQVISSLLSLEAEKFSDRKMLESFRESQNRVASMALIHEELYKGSDMDTLDFSAYLRKLTADLLASYRVGNDKITLRLDLEQAHFDMDTSIPLGIIVNELVSNSLKHAFPEGKGGEIYIGLHRTEKIALKAGISGESVDCESGFDYTLTVADNGKGVPEETDFENADSLGLQLVNLLVEQIDGCVKLERRQGTRFILGINVKNGVKT, via the coding sequence GTGTCTGGAAGAGAGCTAAAAAACAACCGGAATATAATCTTCAGGATAATCTACTGGGCAGTTATAATAGGTTTACTGCATGTGGTTAGTCTTAGCAATAATCTTCTTTTCCATACACTTATAGAGTTATTCAGCGTCATAATCGCATATATTATATTTCTGGTTGTCTGGGAATCAAAAACATTTCTTGAAAACAGGTATCTACTGTTAATAGGAATCTCCTATTTCTTTATCGGGACTCTTGACCTTTTGCATGCTTTATCCTATGAAAGGATGGGGTTCTTTTCATGGTCCGGCATGAATCTTCCTGCCCAGCTATGGATCGCTTCAAGGTATCTGGAGAGCGTATCGTTTCTGATTGCTCCTCTATTATTGTCGAATTCCAGGCTATTGAACTTAAAAACAGATATCAGTCCTGTAGAAAAAGCAAGGTTTGCCTGGGAATTATTTATCGTATATTCCGGAATTACTTTTGTTTTGTTTCTTTCAATCTTTGTTTTAAGGAACTTTCCGGACTCCTATATCGAAGGCAGAGGGCTGACTGATTTTTTAATTATAAGTGAATATGTAATCTCTCTAATTCTGGTCTGCTCATTAGTTCTTCTTTATTTAAAGAGGGACAGATTTGAAAACCATGTTTTCAGACTGCTCACAGCGTCCATAGTCCTGACAATTATTTCAGAAATAATCTTTGCCAGGTTTACATATGTGGATGATTTTTCGTTTGTTACCGGGCACTATTTTAAACTACTGTCTTTCTACTTTGTTTACAGGGCAGTAGTGTCAACAGGATTCAGCGAACCCTGCAGTATTCTTTTCAGGGAACTTAAACAGAATGAAGAGGCTTTGAGGAGGAAGACATTTTTTCTTCAGGACGATCAGGGGCGAATTTACAGGATGCTAGGCGTTCAAACGGAAGAGTCGGAAGATGCCTTTTCTACCTGTAACGCCAGAATTAATGAAAAAACTTATTCTTCCCTGGTGAAGGATATCGAAGGACTGATCGGTTTCCGTTTTGATGATAGTAAGGGTACGGTTTTCATAGATGGGGACGTTGAAGAGATTACGGGGTACAGTACAGAAGATTTTCTTTCTCACAGGGTCAAATGGGCAGATCTGGTCTTACCTGAAGACCAGTATCTTATTTTTGAGAGAATAAACAGGTCTGTTTCCAATCCCGATCATTCTATTGAAACCGAGTACAGGATAAAGAGAAAAAATGGAGAAATAAGGTGGATAAGGGAGTTTCTTCAGAAATTTCCGGAAGAATCCAAAAATTCCAGGCAATTCCAGGGATTTATTCACGATATTACCGGACGTAAAAAGGCAGAGGCAGCTCTTCAAAAAATCGAGGAAGTCCGCATAAAGGAAATCCACCACAGAATCAAGAATAATTTGCAGGTAATCTCGTCCCTTCTCAGCCTCGAAGCTGAAAAGTTCAGTGACAGAAAAATGCTTGAATCCTTCCGTGAGAGCCAGAACCGTGTAGCTTCAATGGCTTTGATTCATGAAGAATTATACAAAGGCAGCGATATGGACACTCTCGATTTTTCCGCCTATCTCAGGAAACTGACTGCAGATCTTCTAGCTTCATATCGTGTGGGCAATGATAAAATAACTCTCAGGCTTGACCTTGAACAGGCCCATTTTGATATGGATACCTCAATCCCTCTGGGAATTATCGTCAATGAACTGGTCTCAAACTCCCTGAAGCATGCTTTTCCAGAAGGAAAGGGAGGCGAAATTTACATAGGTCTTCACAGGACGGAAAAAATAGCCTTAAAAGCAGGAATCTCCGGTGAGAGTGTCGATTGTGAAAGTGGATTTGATTACACCTTAACTGTGGCAGACAACGGAAAGGGTGTTCCGGAAGAAACTGATTTTGAAAATGCAGATTCCCTCGGTCTTCAACTCGTAAATCTCCTCGTTGAACAGATAGATGGCTGTGTTAAACTTGAAAGGCGTCAGGGAACCAGGTTCATTCTGGGCATAAATGTAAAAAACGGGGTCAAAACCTGA
- a CDS encoding sodium/glutamate symporter produces the protein MSPSMVGMSFLVLGIILLLGKWIRVITPNLQKLFIPSSLIGGFLALILGPQVLGNLVEGLEYENAAFSMLAGGIFPEDMLAIWASLPGLFINIIFATLFLGKKLPGIREIWNIAGPQVSFGQTVAWGQYVFGILVTVLILTPYFGINPIAGALIEIGFEGGHGTAAGMASTFAEAGFPEGADLSIGLATVGLLFSVILGILLLNYGVRTGKSSILKVPDEISLKKSEQAGVVDFDARECAGKITTRPESIEPLSMHFAYVGVAIGIGYIILQILQLIEELAWGRTTGIHLLEHMPLFPLAMIGGIILEMFLDRFDTYKTLDRNLMMRIQGLSLDILIVSAIATLSLEAIGGNLAPFLILSIVGIFWNVAAFLLLAPRMIPSYWFERGMGDFGQSMGMTASGLLLMKIADPENRSPALESFGYKQLMFEPVVGGGLFTATSVPLIFNFGPVPVLIFTAVVMLFWSGLGLLYFGRK, from the coding sequence ATGTCACCCTCCATGGTAGGAATGAGTTTTCTGGTTCTGGGAATAATTCTGCTACTTGGAAAGTGGATACGGGTAATAACTCCCAATCTTCAGAAACTCTTTATCCCCAGCTCTTTAATCGGCGGATTTCTGGCCCTCATTCTCGGACCACAGGTCCTGGGCAACCTGGTTGAGGGGCTGGAATATGAAAACGCTGCATTTTCCATGCTTGCCGGCGGAATATTTCCTGAAGATATGCTCGCTATATGGGCTTCCCTTCCGGGACTCTTCATAAATATCATTTTTGCCACCCTTTTTCTGGGAAAAAAACTTCCCGGAATTAGGGAGATCTGGAACATAGCAGGTCCTCAGGTCTCATTTGGCCAGACGGTAGCCTGGGGGCAGTATGTTTTCGGAATACTGGTAACTGTCCTTATACTCACTCCCTACTTCGGGATTAATCCTATAGCAGGTGCACTTATAGAGATAGGATTTGAAGGAGGCCACGGGACTGCAGCAGGTATGGCTTCTACTTTTGCAGAGGCCGGATTCCCTGAAGGTGCAGACCTGTCAATCGGCCTGGCTACTGTAGGCTTACTCTTCAGTGTGATCCTTGGAATTTTGCTCTTAAACTACGGTGTAAGGACTGGAAAATCTTCCATTCTAAAAGTGCCGGATGAAATCTCCCTTAAAAAAAGTGAACAGGCGGGGGTTGTTGATTTCGATGCACGGGAATGTGCAGGCAAAATAACAACAAGGCCCGAATCCATAGAACCCCTATCAATGCATTTTGCTTATGTAGGAGTTGCTATAGGAATAGGTTACATTATCCTTCAAATCCTCCAGTTGATAGAGGAGCTGGCCTGGGGCAGGACAACAGGCATCCACCTTCTGGAACACATGCCCCTTTTTCCACTTGCAATGATTGGCGGGATTATTCTTGAGATGTTTCTTGACAGGTTTGATACATACAAAACGCTTGATAGAAACCTGATGATGAGGATACAGGGGCTTTCTCTGGATATTTTGATAGTTAGTGCCATCGCCACTCTTTCTCTTGAAGCAATAGGCGGAAATCTGGCACCTTTTCTTATCCTGAGCATCGTGGGGATTTTCTGGAATGTAGCAGCCTTTCTTTTGCTCGCACCCAGAATGATCCCTTCATACTGGTTTGAAAGGGGCATGGGAGATTTCGGGCAGTCTATGGGTATGACTGCAAGCGGGCTTCTGCTAATGAAAATAGCAGACCCTGAAAACAGGTCTCCTGCGCTTGAAAGCTTTGGATACAAACAGCTCATGTTTGAACCAGTTGTTGGAGGGGGACTTTTCACAGCCACTTCCGTCCCTTTAATCTTTAATTTCGGACCTGTTCCCGTTCTTATATTCACAGCTGTCGTGATGCTTTTCTGGAGCGGATTAGGGCTTTTATATTTTGGCCGGAAATGA
- a CDS encoding helix-turn-helix transcriptional regulator, giving the protein MLLLAEEPRNIDEIPDLLQISRISLLPHIKKLKEKGLILQNGDVYSLSTTGEILVRKARPLLNSAGIFEDNDSYWGYRKLDSIPPHLLKRIGDLKGSQLLEPGLTHGFDLFPELIDNFTDSSKVMLLFSFFHPLIPSFSLELAKKNVQAQLIFSRDSFDRLSGDFHDTGEKIMAKGNASIFIYEGGPLEIPALIAVSDNALLLGLFNKKGRFEGQYLLNFEPLSLAWGKELFEYYRDRSENVLSMDSPRPFPDANGGLSNLK; this is encoded by the coding sequence TTGTTATTGCTGGCAGAAGAGCCCAGGAATATTGATGAAATTCCGGATCTGCTTCAGATTTCCAGAATTTCTCTTCTTCCCCATATCAAAAAATTAAAGGAAAAGGGTTTAATTCTCCAGAACGGAGACGTATATTCCCTTTCCACCACAGGTGAGATACTGGTCAGAAAAGCCAGGCCTTTGCTGAATTCAGCCGGCATATTTGAAGACAATGATTCTTACTGGGGCTACAGGAAGCTTGATTCCATTCCTCCTCATCTGTTAAAGCGCATAGGGGACCTTAAAGGAAGCCAGCTACTCGAACCAGGGCTAACTCACGGCTTTGACCTTTTTCCTGAGCTGATAGACAATTTTACCGATTCTTCAAAGGTTATGCTCCTTTTTTCTTTTTTTCATCCCCTGATTCCATCTTTTTCTCTGGAGCTTGCAAAAAAGAATGTTCAGGCACAACTCATCTTTAGCAGGGACTCATTTGACAGGCTTTCAGGGGATTTTCATGATACTGGAGAGAAGATCATGGCAAAGGGTAATGCTTCGATTTTTATTTACGAAGGAGGACCACTCGAAATACCTGCACTGATTGCGGTTTCGGATAATGCGTTACTTCTCGGTTTATTCAATAAAAAGGGGAGATTTGAAGGGCAGTACCTTCTTAATTTTGAGCCCCTTTCCCTTGCCTGGGGTAAAGAACTTTTTGAATATTACCGGGATCGGTCAGAGAATGTCCTTTCAATGGATTCTCCACGCCCTTTCCCTGATGCTAACGGTGGTTTATCTAACCTGAAGTAG
- a CDS encoding AIM24 family protein, with protein MKGGESIIEKNFYDNINVLECIEKDGIKIEILEYKTLRGLRDVCLAENLYYLEKAGMSLKQIKITLNNSAVTTERGALYFHKGNIAAECETGGVGGLAKKLIKNRLTSESTFTPTYSGTGEIFLEPGFNHYILLELKNEAIIVDRGMFYCCENGISVEVSAQKNLSSGLFGGEGWFQTKISGTGLCVLAIPVPPAEVLKYELKNERLQVDGNFVFLRTASLNFTVGRSAKNFVGNFTSGEGALQTFEGTGIVWMAPTQYVYKTLAQCFSAPLLNTSRSADTSNDD; from the coding sequence ATGAAAGGTGGCGAGTCTATTATCGAGAAAAACTTCTATGACAACATCAATGTCCTTGAATGCATTGAAAAAGACGGAATAAAAATCGAGATCCTTGAGTACAAAACCCTTCGAGGCCTCAGGGACGTATGCCTTGCAGAAAACCTGTATTATCTTGAAAAAGCCGGCATGAGCCTCAAACAGATAAAAATCACTCTCAATAACAGTGCAGTAACAACCGAAAGGGGAGCCCTGTATTTCCATAAAGGGAACATCGCTGCTGAATGCGAAACAGGAGGAGTTGGGGGGCTTGCGAAAAAACTGATTAAAAACAGGCTGACCAGTGAATCCACTTTTACTCCTACGTACTCAGGCACAGGCGAGATTTTTCTTGAGCCGGGTTTCAACCATTATATACTGCTGGAACTGAAGAACGAGGCCATTATTGTAGACAGGGGAATGTTCTACTGCTGTGAAAACGGGATCAGTGTAGAAGTTTCAGCCCAGAAAAACCTTTCTTCAGGGCTTTTTGGAGGAGAAGGCTGGTTCCAGACAAAAATCAGCGGAACTGGGCTTTGTGTGCTTGCAATTCCCGTGCCTCCGGCTGAGGTCCTGAAGTATGAACTCAAGAATGAGAGATTGCAGGTTGATGGAAACTTTGTGTTCCTGAGGACTGCTTCCCTTAACTTTACGGTCGGGAGGTCTGCAAAGAATTTTGTCGGCAATTTCACCAGCGGCGAGGGAGCACTTCAGACCTTTGAAGGTACGGGAATTGTCTGGATGGCTCCTACTCAGTATGTCTATAAAACCCTTGCTCAATGTTTTTCCGCGCCTCTCCTGAATACTTCAAGAAGCGCTGACACCAGTAATGATGACTGA
- a CDS encoding phosphoribosyltransferase has translation MTAHFKDRADAGKRLAKELSKYSNSPDVLILALPRGGVPVAFEVAKELKVKMDVFIVRKLGVPGNEELAMGAIASEDVRVLNENIIKSYKIPDRVIATVAANELRELERRERKYRGSRPKPDMEGMTVILIDDGLATGATMHAAVEALKTKRPAKLVVAVPTASPDMCKFFKKIVDEMICATTPEPFYAVGAWYEDFSQTTDEEVCELLKKAHSFPAE, from the coding sequence ATGACGGCACACTTTAAAGATAGAGCAGACGCAGGAAAACGGCTGGCTAAAGAACTTTCAAAATATTCAAACAGCCCGGACGTGCTGATACTGGCACTTCCTCGGGGAGGAGTTCCCGTAGCTTTTGAAGTCGCAAAAGAACTGAAAGTAAAAATGGATGTTTTCATAGTGCGAAAGCTGGGAGTTCCTGGAAATGAAGAACTGGCAATGGGAGCAATTGCATCTGAAGATGTCCGTGTTTTGAATGAAAATATTATAAAATCCTATAAAATACCTGACAGAGTAATTGCTACGGTGGCTGCAAACGAACTCAGGGAACTGGAACGCAGAGAGCGCAAATATCGTGGAAGCCGCCCAAAGCCGGATATGGAAGGTATGACTGTAATCCTGATAGATGACGGACTTGCAACCGGAGCAACGATGCATGCAGCAGTTGAAGCCCTCAAGACCAAACGCCCGGCTAAGCTGGTAGTTGCGGTCCCGACCGCTTCCCCTGATATGTGCAAATTCTTTAAAAAAATAGTGGATGAAATGATCTGTGCTACCACTCCCGAGCCATTTTATGCTGTGGGTGCATGGTATGAGGATTTCAGCCAGACAACAGATGAAGAAGTCTGTGAGCTGCTGAAGAAAGCACACAGCTTTCCGGCAGAATGA
- a CDS encoding dienelactone hydrolase family protein, giving the protein MNSSSDNYKRDIEVRIPVDSINLEGNLNIPEGARGIVIFVHGSGSSRHSPRNQYVADELRRAGLGTLLFDLLTIEEERIDMMTRHLRFDIELLSKRLIDVTGWVLNRPETRGLNIGYFGASTGAAAALIAAKEYATAVKAVVSRGGRPDLAESALIHVKAPTLLIVGGKDIQVIDLNKWALERIVALDKELKIVPGATHLFEEPGALEEVARLAGKWFTRYLADGV; this is encoded by the coding sequence ATGAACTCGTCATCGGATAATTATAAAAGGGATATTGAAGTCCGGATCCCTGTAGACTCCATAAATCTTGAAGGCAACCTGAATATCCCGGAAGGAGCCAGAGGAATTGTTATTTTCGTTCACGGAAGCGGGAGCAGCCGCCACAGCCCGCGAAACCAGTACGTTGCAGACGAACTCCGGAGGGCAGGCCTTGGAACACTTTTGTTTGACCTTCTGACAATCGAAGAAGAGAGAATTGATATGATGACTCGCCACCTCCGCTTCGATATTGAGCTCCTTTCAAAGCGCCTGATTGATGTAACCGGATGGGTCTTGAACAGACCGGAAACCAGAGGCCTTAATATAGGTTATTTCGGTGCCAGTACAGGGGCTGCAGCCGCACTCATAGCTGCAAAAGAATATGCTACCGCAGTAAAAGCAGTGGTTTCAAGGGGAGGAAGGCCTGACCTTGCCGAAAGTGCCCTGATTCATGTAAAAGCGCCCACACTGCTTATCGTAGGCGGGAAGGATATTCAGGTGATAGACCTGAATAAATGGGCACTGGAAAGAATAGTCGCACTGGACAAGGAGTTAAAGATAGTTCCGGGCGCCACACACCTTTTTGAAGAGCCTGGAGCTCTGGAAGAAGTTGCCCGGTTAGCCGGGAAATGGTTTACAAGATATCTTGCAGATGGGGTTTAA
- a CDS encoding cation diffusion facilitator family transporter produces MTETDGTANEVIFLSGESEDSRYSQAVHVTKVSVVSNILLTFFKFFAGIVGNSSAMIADAVHSTSDFMTDIAVIAGLKVARKPGDSTHNYGHGKIETLSAAFIGLVLIAVAFGIFWGGLEKVIAFYHGEMLPAPSGIALSAAVLSIVTKEWLFRYTIVYARGLRSDALTANAWHHRSDALSSIGTMIGIGGAVLLGGRWAVLDPIAAVILSFFVFRVAVEISYKNLNELLEASLDSTTYKSIEEILISTEGVLGFHELKTRKIGNAMAADVHIEVDRNLNIVDAHEISVKVEDRLKEVCGKNGYFSIHVEPCPEHEPGYGRKN; encoded by the coding sequence ATGACAGAAACTGATGGTACGGCAAATGAAGTAATATTTCTCTCAGGGGAAAGTGAAGACTCCAGGTATTCTCAGGCAGTTCACGTAACAAAAGTTTCTGTGGTTTCAAACATCTTGCTGACGTTTTTTAAGTTTTTTGCAGGAATTGTGGGTAATAGTTCAGCAATGATAGCAGATGCCGTCCATTCCACGTCAGATTTCATGACCGACATCGCAGTAATAGCAGGCCTGAAGGTTGCCCGAAAGCCCGGAGACAGTACACATAATTACGGGCATGGGAAGATCGAAACCCTGTCTGCTGCATTTATAGGGCTCGTACTCATTGCAGTAGCTTTCGGGATTTTCTGGGGAGGGCTCGAGAAGGTTATTGCTTTTTACCATGGGGAAATGCTGCCTGCTCCCAGTGGAATAGCCCTCAGTGCAGCAGTCCTTTCAATTGTAACCAAAGAATGGCTATTCCGCTACACAATAGTATACGCCCGGGGGCTCAGGAGTGATGCTCTTACTGCAAACGCCTGGCACCACCGTTCTGATGCGTTGTCTTCAATAGGGACAATGATAGGGATTGGAGGTGCAGTCCTTCTCGGAGGCAGGTGGGCGGTACTCGACCCCATAGCTGCTGTCATATTGAGTTTTTTTGTATTCAGAGTGGCAGTCGAGATCTCGTATAAGAATCTCAACGAACTGCTGGAAGCCTCTCTGGATTCTACAACTTACAAAAGTATTGAGGAAATCCTCATATCCACAGAAGGAGTACTGGGTTTCCATGAGTTAAAGACCCGAAAGATAGGAAATGCGATGGCTGCAGATGTACACATAGAAGTGGACAGAAACCTGAATATTGTGGACGCACACGAGATTTCGGTTAAGGTTGAAGACAGGTTAAAGGAAGTCTGCGGCAAAAACGGTTACTTCTCAATTCACGTAGAACCCTGCCCAGAGCACGAACCGGGATATGGAAGAAAAAATTAA
- a CDS encoding peroxiredoxin, translating to MTDEIRVGETIQDFRLRDQKREEIHLYDLKGKKVLLSFHPLAWTQVCAQQMKSLEENYELFTELNTVPLGISVDPIPSKKAWARELGINHIKLLSDFWPHGEVARTCGIFRGKEGVSERANIIIDENRQVIYFKKYLGHELPDIKEIIEVLKNK from the coding sequence ATGACAGACGAAATACGAGTAGGGGAAACTATCCAGGACTTCCGTCTAAGAGACCAGAAGAGAGAAGAAATACATCTTTATGACCTGAAAGGCAAGAAAGTCCTCCTGTCCTTCCACCCTCTTGCCTGGACACAGGTCTGCGCACAGCAAATGAAGTCACTTGAAGAAAATTATGAGCTTTTTACAGAACTCAACACTGTACCCCTTGGTATAAGTGTGGATCCCATACCTTCAAAGAAAGCCTGGGCAAGAGAGCTTGGAATCAACCACATTAAATTACTTTCGGACTTCTGGCCTCATGGGGAAGTTGCCAGAACCTGCGGGATATTCAGGGGAAAAGAAGGTGTCTCAGAAAGAGCTAATATAATTATTGATGAAAATCGGCAAGTGATTTATTTCAAGAAATATCTAGGGCATGAGCTTCCTGATATAAAGGAGATTATAGAAGTTCTGAAAAACAAATAA